A segment of the Coffea arabica cultivar ET-39 chromosome 8c, Coffea Arabica ET-39 HiFi, whole genome shotgun sequence genome:
gtaaaaatttttctttagaaAGCTCAATCCGAACAAAATATTTGCATCAGATGCATCACACAGGTTGATCATAAAATTATTAATCTCCCTAACCTATACATTCACTTTTTTTTGTAAGCAACTTATATATGCCCTTTTACCTAACAAATTTCCTCAGTTGCACATGAATGTTCTACTCGAAATCAACAATCAAGCGTGCAAACAGGGCTTTCTCCAAGAATTGCGATTCAACCAACGAAGCAGCTAGCTAGCAAGATAACAACTGAAGCAAGCATGAGTTCAACCTGACGATTGAGAATATTAATAAATAGGGCAATGATCAGAGGAATATAATCATGAATGTGTAGGAGGTTGTGGGATAAGGATAGGTTCAACATGCAAAATTGAAGTCCAATGGATGGTCAAACTCTATACAGGTTTGGATATATATGTACAGAAACTCTATAAATTTTGTATCTCATGAAGCCACAAATTTCTTCTCATCATAATTGCAGCCAACTTCCCCACTTCTGCACTTCACCCACCCTatagaggaagctcaaaggaatGATGCAAACGCAGCTTTTGATACAAACTTAGATATTAAACTGAAATTGGTGCGGAAAGAACCTTTTCGAACTCAATATAAAACATACTAAACTATTAAAAGTAGTCCTAACACTTGCTAGAATATCCTTATTCCACACTTCCTGCAACTACATAAATCGATGAACTTAGTTAAAAGTCCACCATCTAATTAAACAATTCAAGTTGTTCTTGTTCGTTTGTCTCTAATTATTTGATCTTGTTACAATTTTGACTAGAAAGATGCTTCCCCGCCCCCCAAAAAAACACAACTTATTTTGCAATTTGCATGCCCATCACGTAGTTAAATGTTCATAGGCCATGATTTTGGTGGCAAACTTACAAAGGCTAGCTTTGTTTATCTTGCAGCAGTCAGAAAAAAATGGACTATTTGAACGCCGGAAAAAAAAGAGTGATTATATTGCAACTAATGGCCGAATTCTTGGACTCTTCACTTTTGAATGACCAATTCCCGGATCATCAACATGCCCTCGAATCCAGTTGAGTCCTCAAAAGTCAATACAGAACTATAAAACTAAATGAAGGTATGGCGAAGAAATATAGAACAGTTGAGTACTAATCTGCACAAAGATAATTCCATCTGTTTCACTTCCTTAAATCCTTCAAGTTAAGAGCATTTCCAAAACTAACTTCAATCTAATTAGCTTgggtaaacaacaaaaaagccccctgtggtatAGCTATCTTACAGAAAATTTCCTATAGTTTCAAATCATACGTGTTGGTACCTCATgatttgaaataatttgaacATTAATGGAAATCGTTAAAACAAACGGTTTTGAGTAAAATGACAGAAATGCCCAAATAATATAAGCCAAAAATAGCCTAAAACAAACGGTTTTTAATTCATTAGTTTCATTCACTAATAATATAAGTAAAAAGCGTCGATTTCTAcaagtttggagcaaatttgAGGAAAAATCATGGTTGTTTTATTAAGGTATGAGGGGCAAAATAGGTATTTCAGGTCAAAATTTGCattaaaaaactattttttggaagAACCAGGCGCATTTCTGGCGCGTTTACATCACACGGGttaaatttaacaattttcGTCGATTTTTCACTTTACTTCAAACCATGAGGTACCGATGTGTATGAGTTGAAATCATAAGAGGCTTTTCTGTAAGATAGCTATACCACTGGGGACTTTTTCGTTGTTTATCCAATTAGGTTAATGAAACTCTGTGAAGGATGCTAGGGCCTTTACCAATGTATTAGTTGTGTCTCTCACTTGTACCAAACAGGTTGCAGGCTGGTTTCTGGCTGTAAATTGCCTACTGCCAGTGCAGGATTAAAGAACATTTTCTGGTGGACTGTCCAACTATACATATGGTACAATAGTCAATATAGGTGCACTTGAACTTCAAATGACTCTCTCTGCTGTTAATTTGTAGTACTAGCACCACTACTACTACGGTACTACTTCTTGCAGTCGATTAGGCCCATCCCATTAGGGGAGTTATGTGCATGAGAAAAAGTTTGAACTTGGAAAACTTCTTTGCAAATTTGGCATTTGGGATTCTCACAACTCCTGGAGAAATTTTCCCAGTTTTTGATGATAAGGCCTTAATCAGTGATTCATCAATTGTAACAGTAGTAACAAATCAATTGTTTTCATTTAGTCTCAACAGCCGTACTACAAACCACATATGttagtttctcattttctatCTCGCATTATCAGACGAGCTCAATACACAAATTACATGCAGCTCAGCCTTCTATGATCCTTGATGATGTTTCCTTAGCCCCCCACCACTTTGTTGTTGTTGGTTTTACGATACCACCCCCACCAGCCACTTCCCAATGGAAGCTTTGGCAGAAAATGGTCCCAGAAGATGTCGAATCTCGAATGAGACAATGGATTATTTTAGTCACACATTCTCCAAAAGCTTGAGTGtgatcaaagaaagaaagagaggaggaCTGGTTTTTTTTGACCTGAAAGTAAAGATAAGTCTCCTAACAATCTCTTATAAATTTAATAACCAATCTGATAGATTTTTTGGAGCATGTGGGCACTCAATCCTCCAAATGCTACTAGAATGGAACAGACTTTTCTTGATCCTGGGGATTTGTACTGTGAGATTTAAAACTTGAAACAGCCTGATGAAGCAAAGTCTGTGgaacaaaatttccaaatttccaattccAAAGAGAAAAAATAACAACAGAAAAGCAAAAGCTCTCAACTTTCCCTGTTCCCATGGTCGAAGATCTCCCTTTCCTTTACCCCAAAATACCAATCCCACCTTGTGTATTGCTTCTCATTTCGATCTCGAATCTTCATTTTTTgccctctctttctttttcttttcctctgtttTATCAAAAACTGTCACTCTCCTGCCCACTTGGGGATCTGCTCTCAATCACCCACCCCATTTCTCTTTTTCAGTAGCTGTCTCTGTCTTCCACCTCTGCTTTTTTACATCCCATAATTTTTTACATCATCAAATtccaaagaaacaaaaaaatagaaCCAGCTgaaaaaatactccaaaaaaagTGTATCTGATCAAAAGCATAGAAGTACTGAGCATTATTTGAATCGCAAATAACAAAAAAGCCAAACATTTACATCATCAGCAATCATTTTTCTTGATGGGGTAAATAACTAACGAATCAAGCCACTAGCAATAGCCCGATTTGTATCAAGGTGTGTAGTTTCATAGACTGGAAGTTCTTCACAAAATCTATTGTTTCCGAACAATGCCAAATGATCAATTTCAAACAAATCAGAACTCGAATCACTGGCTGCATCTTCATCATCGTCGTCATAATCTTCTtcatgatgatcttgaatcatTCTATCAATGGCAAAGTTCTCCTTCTTGTGATTCTGATGATAGGCTTTCAAGTTATCTCTGTCTCTTTCAGCAGCTGCAGCAGCCCCTTCAGTTTTCCTCTGagctgttgaattttgtgacattaATGGTGGCTTACCAAATCTGTCAGAATCTTGATCATACGTACTTTTGTGCCCACAAGGCCGACAGTCTTCGTCAACAATTACGCTAACAGGACAGAACCTGACCGTCCTTTTAGCACCGTTATTGAGTTTAGCCCTTGAATTTGGTGAACTCCTGCTCAAACATGATCTCGAAAATGAAGAAGCTGATGAACAAGTTGAAACTGATGAAGATACTTGACTAATGGACGAGCTCTTTTTTGATTTCTTCTCAGCATTTGCATCTTCACAGCAAGCCTTTGATTTCTTGGAATGTCCATTAGTGAAAAGATTGTTGATGAAGCTGGTAAGTCGGCCACCGGGGGAAATGGGCTGTttcaccttcttcaaattcGCATAGATCTTTAAGGCCCTGGATTTCGACTTGATCAGATTTTCCTCTGTTTCAACTGACTCCTGATCTCTGCTAAacatcaaaaactcatttttttgctGTCCCCTTCGTGGTGAAACACTTGTCCTAACAGGTTTAGGCCTCGATGATGCAAAACAAGATTTTCTAGTCTTTATCGAGGCAAAAAACTCAGTGTCTGATGATGAAAGTCCACCAGAACTAGAATCAGAGGAACTGGAACCTGAACTAAAGAAGAGAGGATCGTTGTCCAACTCTTTTCTTTGAGAAGAGACTTTCTCATGGACTTTTTTCTCCATCCACTTCTCAATCAAGCAAGCCCTTTTGAGGCTCGCCATTTCTTCATCTTCCACAATACTACTAGACTTTGCTCTGCCTCCATTGTGCTTCTTGATGGAAGTTGCATGACTTCTTTCTTTGTTTAACTTCCACTCCTCCCCTTTTTCATCATATCCATCTATTGAACGGTAGATTTCATCAAGAAGGctggaagaaaaagaagggttCTTGGGATTATTCCTTGATTTCTCTTCTCTCAACGATTTCTCCCAACTATACATTACTTCTATGttgttaaaaaacaaaaaactctaCCTCAACTCCCAAGTTGCAAATGAGAAGagtataagaaaaaaaaaaaagggtagcaAGAAGAAGAAGTAGAAGATGTGGATAggcaaaaaagaaagcaagcaaTGACACGAAATTGTCAGCCTTTGAATTAAACTGAACCGATCTGATGAAAGGTTATGAGTTTGGAGGAAGAATGGAATGTGAATGAATGAAGAAGGCAATAGACTaataggagagagagagagagaggcttaTAGTAGATATATATAAAggggaaggaaggaaggaaggaaggagaaTCATAGGCGTGCATGGTCACCCAAATGGCAGCTTGGCTTTTGGTAACGTGATCCATGTATCacttttacaaaaaattttagctgctgctgctgctagtTAATCTCTACTCTCTAGACATAATATGTTGATGATGGtaaatttggattgaaaaaatCATCTACATATTATTATTAAGCACCATCCAGTTAGGCCGTGATTATGATAAGCACCATCTAATTAGGCCTTGATTATGATAATAACAGAGTAAAACAAATGTTTACGTATATGGTAAAAGATTATTATTGCACCCTTGTACTTTTCCATCATGATTAACAACAGACAGAGACACAGAGTATAAAGCAGCAATACATAGTTTACACCGCAAAGCATATTGCCTTAACTAACTTGTGTTTTTGAGTTTGTTCTTTTAAAAATAAGTCAAAGCCAAAATACTGCCCTAGCAGCAAATATCATGGTCATAATCTACTGTcaagaaaggcaaaaaaaaaaaaaagaagttcgTCTATTtacaaaaagttttttttttggaagaaattgttgCAATTCAGTGAGTGGATGGTAATTTTAAAGGTTTAATTAATAGTGGGCCAACCTTCCTTTTTTGTATGCTTATTTGTTgtattctttaaaaaaaaaaaaagagagatagaaaagggaaaaaaaatctgtAATATggtattctttttttaaaaaaaaaaatctgcatGGGGGATTATTCCATGTAATTGTACGTAGAAGGAGGAAAGAAgattaatattaataaagattaatctttcctatactgatagtgtatacactgttagtgtatataaaatttactctattaATAAACCAATACAGAAGTCTGGACAAAAGTACGtgttagagaaaaaaaagaaaaagaatatagCTAATCTGTAACACAGTACAGTAGTCTGTTGCATGGATATGAAGAGGAAAATGCATGGGGGGATTCTTCCATGTAATCGTAGAAGGAGAAAAAGATTAATAATAATAGTTAAACAAAGTAGAAGTCTGGACAAGTGTTTTAAGTGGCAGATGGGGCAAAATGCTGGTTTTGGGGACAAAATGTTCTGTTCATGAAATCGATAGTGCAGCATAGTGGGTGGCAATTGTGGTAATGATAGTACTTTGTAGGCTTGTTTGTACTAATAATACATATTCAAACGttcttttggaaaagaaaagtagGGAACTTTTGAAAGTCGAGGAATGTGTAACATCAATATGAACAAATCAAGTATGAATCCACATCGAATTTTCTATTATTGATCAAAGTTAGTTAAACTTGAATAGTTTAGAATATTAGGGTTCCATCTAGGATTGGAATGGGGACGTGGGGCACAGtaggtttttattttttcccgaTAAAACATCgtaattttattaaaatctGTATTAATGACAGAAGTTATATCATCAAACACGCACAGTATCAAAGAACAAATCTGAAAAATGGATACTATCATCGAATCGGTTTGTAATTTTGGATAGTCGATCGGCTGGTgacattaaaaataattaattcaccaATAACAAACGCAGAATTAAAAGAATGTCAAAGCATTGCACATGGATCGCACCTACTTTAATTTTTTCCAGTGGTCCAATTAGTAGATAAATTAATGTAAAACCTATTTTAGGCGAGTATTTTATTTTGGTCATTTGAATACATACCAAAATAGTGGAAGGAAAAAACGAGTAGCCATCTTAACCTACTTAATTAGTGAAGAGAAAAATGATGTCTACTTTTTTGGTGGGTAATTAATGTTATTTATGCCAATATAGAGTATCCACCATCAAATTGCTGTCACTTGCGCAGTTGTATTGTTTgtcctctatttttttttttttttgggtaatatACACTTTACtacaaaattatacaaaatcCTCTGCTGTTTCAAAAAATATACATAACCCCATTATAGTTTGGactaaagtgtcaaagtaacgaaACTGATCCTTTGTAGTGAAAACTACAAAATTATCGAGATTGCCCTTGTTGAAAATCTAAAATgattaaaatgaccaaaatatataaatataatatacatgATATTTTAACTCCTTAGGATCTTGTGTTTTACCACATAATTCCCTTATAGTTTAGAGTTTTACCACATAAGCTCCttacaattttcaaaatatgTATACAATATATAATTCCTGAGTAATGGCAGTTAGTATAAACACTTTTTGTCATCTTCTGAACTTTCAATTTCACTCCTATAAAAATTAAGTTTTACCCTAATCGTTTAATCATATTTTGCCAATATAACTACCTACAACCAttctaaataaaattttttgtatgtaacAACACATTGGCATATAACCCATCTTATcactaataaataattttcaactttacatagaggtaattttgacattttagttgaCTCCGTCATAGAATACAAATTCCGTCATTGtgatactttaatccaaaccatgagggagttatgtataacttttgaaactataggaaGTTATATAAAAAAACACTAAACCACGGGAGGAGGGGTAAAGTataattcaccatttttttttatgaacaaTTAATAGCCGGATTTAACCCTTTAAGTCAGATTTTGCAATGATGTTAGGAGAGCCTATATGTTGATTGATTGCCCTGATAATGATGAAGAGAATATCCATGAACACAAAAGAAATTATGAACTTCGAGGAATGGTTTTAAATGTTAACTAATACAAGATGAaacagtgattttttttttttcccctttggaCGTTCAGATAAAAACTGAGTTACATATCTCATGGAAGGAGCCTAGAAAGTTGACCTCCTCTAATTGACAGTTGAAGAAACTTCGATCTGTGAAGGAGCCTAAGAAAAAGGTAAGTTGCATTCTCTTCgagaaaatttaaattcaaaagatgaaaaaagGAAAGTAATTAATGTCAGTTCGACCAAGTAAATCATTAGGTTCATATTAATCGTGGTGGAACAGAGAGAAGGAGCCTTCTAAGCTCTAACCACAAATCAATTTTGGAGACTTGGAATTAAAGAAAGTTAAAAGATGAAAAGGTGAATTATGACTCTTTTGCTCTGTTCAAATAAATGCAACTTTCATAACgatttgatttttaattttcgAAAGTCAAGTTGCTGATATTTTGCTTTCCTTTTTGTTCATACAGGGAAGAACATATGTTGAAAAAGGGAAGATAATAAAGGTTTAATGATTTCAATCATGGCAGAATTTCTTGGAACAGTTGATTTCATGCTCGAAATGATTTAGGCTTCGAACTGAAGGAACGGAATAAAGTGAGAGGGTATTTTAAGGAGCTGAATCactttcttcctcctcctcttctttttttttttttttttttgttaagtttTTCCTTCTGGTTACCATCAATTTGTAGTATTTTACAACCAACAGTGATACGTCATAAATCCTACTAGAAttcaaatttaaacaaaaaattagaATATTTGAGTCCCAAACCATATGATCATTCCTTTagtttccacaaaaaaaaaaaggcagttGGGTTCAATGCAGGATAGAATAGCTGTAAGCATCTTGATTGGAAGAactaaaaaccaaaaaaaaataataatgattaTAGGTTTAGgttaaaaaaaactaagaagtgtgtttggatagaagattatttggaaaaatctcTTGAAATAGCACTTTAACACtgtagtattttttgtgatgtgatgtatgagattgaaaaaatatttaaagGAGATTAGTGAATGTGTTTATaatgtaataaaaaattttgttttttctaaATAATGGCTAATCCAAAGAAACACATTTTTGGAAAAGGAATATTCTGATAAACGTAAAGGACAAAAAATGACGCTTTTAGTGCTTTGTGAAACTTGAATGTAAATGAACCATGTTAATTCGGGACAAGAACGGGTTGGGTGATCAGGGGAAGAGTGTAAGCGGGAGATCCCACGTTCGAGTAAGTGAAGGATCCCCATATTCAAGACCTCTTAtactgaaaaaaaattaaaaattaaaaagccCATATGTTAATTCACAAATGCAAAATAGTCTTAACGGAAAATAGTTGGTCTTTTCTTCGAGAAATGGATTTGAAAACACACAAAAATCAAAGGATTCTGCAACGCATTAAATCAAATGGAAAGAAGAATAATCAAACTCCCCAGCACCACGTGGGTGACAAATTGTTGAATATCTAGGTACATGTGTGACCTGCGGGTCATCCATAAATCATTAATCTTGACATATATTGCAGGTATGATACAATGAAACCAAGTCCAATGAAAGAATTTTCGTGTCTCCATTGTCTACAGCATCCATAAAGCAGTCTAAATCATCAGAGAGGCCGAAAGCGATTTGTTGGAATTGAGTTTATGAACTCACAATAATACCAGCCCCGAAAACACTAGCACACCATGGATGGAAATGGAATGGAATATGGAGCCAGGGCATGGTTGGTTTTGCCAGGTATTCTGCCCTCTTGCGTCGGGGCCAAGATCACATGCTTTCCTCTTTTGGTTTATTAATGTCCATGCTTATCGCTACATTCTACGCAAAATAATGTTAGATCCATCACTTTCTTGTACCCTTTGAACTCTTAAAAAAGAGAGGGGTCTTGGAAAAAGCTCTACCGGTTGCAGTCTGGTTTGGCCGCTTGGTCTCGCCAATGGCTTCCCATTCATGCAAAGCAAAGCAAAGCAAAGGTGGTAGCAGCcataaacaagaaaaaatggACAGAGACTGATAAGGTGTTCGTGCAATGTACTTCACTACTCTAATGTTTTGAGACACGGGGACTGCACCTGTTTTTTTAATGGATAAAGAGATTTATCCAATATGGATTGATAGTACGTAACTAGACTAAAATAAATTCAGATCGATTTTGTTAGCTTGAATATGGCTTGGAAGTTTCCCCTAAGTGATGGTGCCTTTGACTTTGAGTATAACAAAGATTAGGGATCCAGCAATCACCAACAATTAGGAATTCAAGAAGTTTGTGTATGCATattgttaattaagttgttgtTGGATTTCAATTTCAACATGAATGACTTGTTTTCAAGTTATACAGTGACTAACTTGATACGAatacccgtttggattgcatttttcatgattttcaatggaaaaattactgtagcgatttgatgtatgtaaggaaaaaagataatagggaaacgtgatcacggaaaacgacgctATTTTCCGGCAGAAAATGACAATCACATCTTTCTAATCACATATATGAACTTTCGAAGTTCAATCATGCTCAAACTTGAATTAAAAATTAAGATTTTGTCTAACAGATGTTCACTGGGCATTTGTAGTATACTTAAGTCACACAAAACCTACATTGAAATTCATACACAAATAATTATTTTCCTACCTCGtatttatgtattttttttatttaagtttattattttttcaaaattccaacATCTGAATGAAATTATTGATAGATGCTAGTACTGTTTTCAAGACCAAAAAGATATTAGTCAAGTGGTCGTGAAATTCTCGATTCTTTCAAACCTTTATGGTTGGCATCCCTCTTTAATTATAAAATTTGGAATATCTATTGAACCCTCAAAAGAAAAAGTTATTGGTATTCATCCTTGGAAAATATCCTTTAACGTCAGATTAG
Coding sequences within it:
- the LOC113706617 gene encoding protein BIG GRAIN 1-like A; the encoded protein is MYSWEKSLREEKSRNNPKNPSFSSSLLDEIYRSIDGYDEKGEEWKLNKERSHATSIKKHNGGRAKSSSIVEDEEMASLKRACLIEKWMEKKVHEKVSSQRKELDNDPLFFSSGSSSSDSSSGGLSSSDTEFFASIKTRKSCFASSRPKPVRTSVSPRRGQQKNEFLMFSRDQESVETEENLIKSKSRALKIYANLKKVKQPISPGGRLTSFINNLFTNGHSKKSKACCEDANAEKKSKKSSSISQVSSSVSTCSSASSFSRSCLSRSSPNSRAKLNNGAKRTVRFCPVSVIVDEDCRPCGHKSTYDQDSDRFGKPPLMSQNSTAQRKTEGAAAAAERDRDNLKAYHQNHKKENFAIDRMIQDHHEEDYDDDDEDAASDSSSDLFEIDHLALFGNNRFCEELPVYETTHLDTNRAIASGLIR